A genome region from Nocardiopsis exhalans includes the following:
- a CDS encoding tetratricopeptide repeat protein: MQPSDFSPNSAVDLGARKAALEREAKQRAEESAGRSNPYSVNADESNFQQVLERSMAAPVVLAVLASWSEQSKQVEAVLDKLSKGSGGNWLLAKVDSDASPQLVQALRVSGTPTIIIAVQGQVMPLMQGPATEEQLREALTQVFGALAQQGMLPPGHPGTVDGDPAAMPEEELGGEPEPESDPISAQAQEALERGDFEAAAAVFEKAIDADPKNGDLRAKLAQIRLIGRLQDVDGPAVRQAAADDPADVDAQITVADIDMYGGKFEDAFDRLIQTVKQTADEDRDRVRAHLLALFELLPAGDPRVNAARRKLTSALF, encoded by the coding sequence ATGCAGCCTTCGGACTTTTCACCGAACAGTGCGGTTGACCTCGGGGCGCGCAAGGCGGCCTTGGAGCGTGAGGCCAAGCAGCGCGCCGAGGAGTCGGCCGGTCGATCCAACCCCTACTCCGTCAACGCCGACGAGTCCAACTTCCAGCAGGTGCTGGAGCGGTCGATGGCCGCCCCGGTCGTGCTGGCGGTGCTGGCGAGCTGGTCCGAGCAGTCCAAGCAGGTCGAGGCGGTCCTCGACAAGCTCTCCAAGGGCTCCGGCGGAAACTGGCTCCTGGCCAAGGTGGACAGTGACGCCAGCCCGCAGCTGGTGCAGGCGCTCCGGGTCTCCGGTACCCCCACGATCATCATCGCCGTGCAGGGCCAGGTCATGCCCCTGATGCAGGGACCGGCCACCGAGGAGCAGCTGCGCGAGGCCCTGACACAGGTCTTCGGCGCACTCGCCCAGCAGGGCATGCTGCCCCCCGGGCACCCCGGCACGGTGGACGGCGACCCCGCCGCGATGCCGGAGGAGGAGCTCGGCGGCGAGCCCGAACCCGAGTCGGACCCGATCAGCGCGCAGGCCCAGGAGGCCCTGGAACGCGGTGACTTCGAGGCCGCCGCGGCCGTGTTCGAGAAGGCGATCGACGCTGATCCGAAGAACGGCGACCTGCGGGCCAAGCTCGCGCAGATCCGGCTGATCGGACGCCTCCAGGACGTGGACGGCCCCGCGGTGCGCCAGGCCGCCGCGGACGACCCGGCCGACGTGGACGCGCAGATCACCGTCGCCGACATCGACATGTACGGCGGCAAGTTCGAGGACGCCTTCGACCGGCTCATCCAGACGGTCAAGCAGACCGCCGACGAGGACCGCGACCGGGTGCGTGCGCACCTGCTGGCCCTCTTCGAGCTGCTGCCCGCGGGCGACCCGAGGGTGAACGCGGCCCGGCGCAAGCTCACCTCGGCACTGTTCTGA
- a CDS encoding AAA family ATPase codes for MATNDAPRAHGGEPVVTISATFGAGGSVVGPAVAARLNVPFLSRAVPSAVAAEIGCSLDEVLQRDDRAPGGLERLLSSAARLPTVTLGSVDTAFIGTTNDEGRLLYDHEFVEQTERVIRDVARDGGVILGRAAAVVLADHPGALHVRLDGSRQARLRRARRLWDAGDREECGGHGWGPDPPTPRLLDDNDRARASYVRRFYRVDPADPDHYHLVIDSTALSTDACADVVVRAAADRAQVSGGG; via the coding sequence ATGGCGACGAACGACGCACCGCGCGCGCACGGCGGCGAACCCGTGGTCACGATCTCGGCGACCTTCGGGGCCGGGGGGAGCGTGGTCGGCCCCGCCGTCGCCGCGCGGCTCAACGTCCCCTTCCTCAGCCGGGCGGTGCCCAGCGCCGTGGCGGCCGAGATCGGCTGCTCCCTGGACGAGGTCCTCCAGCGCGACGACCGTGCCCCCGGCGGGCTCGAACGCCTCCTCTCCAGCGCCGCCCGCCTGCCCACCGTCACGCTGGGCAGTGTGGACACCGCCTTCATCGGCACCACCAACGACGAGGGCCGGCTCCTCTACGACCACGAGTTCGTCGAACAGACCGAACGCGTCATCCGCGACGTCGCTCGCGACGGCGGGGTGATCCTGGGTCGGGCCGCGGCGGTGGTCCTGGCCGATCATCCGGGCGCGCTGCACGTGCGGCTGGACGGAAGTCGGCAGGCCCGGCTGCGCAGGGCCAGGAGGCTCTGGGACGCGGGCGACCGGGAGGAGTGCGGCGGCCACGGCTGGGGGCCCGACCCGCCCACACCGCGGCTGCTGGACGACAACGACCGGGCCCGGGCCTCCTACGTGCGCCGCTTCTACCGCGTGGACCCGGCCGATCCCGACCACTATCACCTGGTGATCGACTCGACCGCGCTCTCCACCGACGCCTGCGCCGATGTCGTGGTGCGCGCGGCGGCCGACCGGGCTCAGGTTTCAGGGGGCGGTTAG
- a CDS encoding NAD-dependent malic enzyme, which yields MATLPSVSYSITVRLELDAGGSAVGSLTNAVEQVGGMITALDVAAAGHERIRIDVTCAARDTEHAQAIVDALGGVEGVVVHKVSDRTFLMHLGGKIEMKSKVPLRNRDELSMAYTPGVARVSQAIAANKDDARRLTIKRNSVAVVTDGSAVLGLGNIGPEAAMPVMEGKAALFKRFADIDAWPIALDTQDVDEIVRTVQLIAPGFGGINLEDISAPRCFEVEARLRELLDIPVFHDDQHGTAIVVLAALRNALRVVNKKLSEVRIAMSGAGAAGTAILKLLMHAGARDVIVSDVHGAVHAGRENLDSNLRWIAENTNPAGYSGDLKGSVAGADVFIGVSAPNVLAGEDIAEMNEDSIIFALANPDPEVDPEVAHLHAGVVATGRSDYPNQINNVLVFPGFFRGLLDAQSHHVTSDMMVAAAEALADVVTEDELGPNYIIPSVFHSDLSHHVATAVREVAQRGQAE from the coding sequence GTGGCCACCCTTCCCAGCGTTTCGTACTCCATCACCGTCCGACTCGAACTGGACGCCGGAGGCAGCGCTGTCGGCAGCCTCACCAACGCGGTGGAGCAGGTCGGCGGAATGATCACCGCCCTGGACGTGGCGGCCGCTGGGCATGAGCGCATCCGCATCGACGTCACCTGCGCCGCCCGCGACACCGAGCACGCCCAGGCCATCGTCGACGCCCTCGGCGGGGTCGAGGGGGTCGTGGTCCACAAGGTCAGCGACCGCACCTTCCTCATGCACCTCGGCGGCAAGATCGAGATGAAGTCCAAGGTGCCGCTGCGCAACCGCGACGAGCTCTCCATGGCCTACACCCCCGGTGTGGCCCGCGTCTCCCAGGCCATCGCCGCCAACAAGGACGACGCCCGCCGCCTGACCATCAAGCGCAACAGCGTCGCCGTGGTCACCGACGGCTCGGCCGTGCTCGGTCTGGGCAACATCGGCCCCGAGGCCGCCATGCCCGTCATGGAGGGCAAAGCCGCCCTGTTCAAACGTTTCGCCGACATCGACGCCTGGCCCATCGCCCTGGACACCCAGGACGTGGACGAGATCGTCCGCACCGTCCAGCTGATCGCCCCGGGCTTCGGCGGCATCAACCTGGAGGACATCTCCGCCCCGCGCTGTTTCGAGGTCGAGGCCCGCCTGCGCGAGCTGCTGGACATCCCCGTCTTCCACGACGACCAGCACGGCACCGCGATCGTCGTGCTCGCCGCCCTGCGCAACGCCCTGCGCGTGGTGAACAAGAAGCTGTCCGAGGTCCGCATCGCCATGTCCGGCGCGGGCGCGGCCGGTACCGCCATTCTCAAGCTGCTGATGCACGCCGGTGCGCGCGACGTCATCGTCAGTGACGTCCACGGCGCCGTACACGCGGGCCGCGAGAACCTGGACAGCAACCTGCGTTGGATCGCGGAGAACACCAACCCCGCGGGCTACAGCGGCGACCTCAAGGGTTCGGTGGCCGGGGCCGACGTCTTCATCGGCGTCTCCGCCCCGAACGTGCTCGCCGGCGAGGACATCGCCGAGATGAACGAGGATTCGATCATCTTCGCGCTGGCCAACCCCGACCCCGAGGTCGACCCCGAGGTCGCGCACCTGCACGCGGGCGTGGTCGCGACCGGCCGCAGCGACTACCCGAACCAGATCAACAACGTGCTGGTCTTCCCCGGGTTCTTCCGTGGCCTGCTGGACGCCCAGAGCCACCACGTCACCTCCGACATGATGGTCGCGGCCGCCGAGGCCCTGGCCGACGTGGTCACCGAGGACGAGCTGGGCCCGAACTACATCATCCCGAGCGTCTTCCACTCGGACCTGTCCCACCACGTGGCCACCGCCGTGCGCGAGGTCGCCCAGCGCGGCCAGGCCGAGTAA